A single region of the Kocuria rosea genome encodes:
- a CDS encoding tryptophan-rich sensory protein — protein sequence MTASPVSTGRTDLRPTRADRVRQVLVTVSEIACLLGTLVGIGVFGTRVEESSGGSLSADATLLAPAGTAFSIWSVIYLGLFAYTVWQWLPSRTTDPRARATGRLAAASMLLNAGWLLVTQQGWIWASVGVIVALVLVLGLLVVRLTEVPGRRGPLDLIVVDGTFGLYLGWVSVATAANVAAALVSSGVSQEGRGAEWIGVVVVLVLAAVVAAIQRRVGGRWAVAAASAWGLSWIAVGRATDEPRSVLLAWGAATAAVLVVLATAYLRRRAGAGTGAQHADQHEAERRRAGRAVDDRAVGEQR from the coding sequence GTGACCGCCTCCCCCGTCAGCACCGGCCGCACCGACCTCCGGCCGACCCGCGCGGACCGCGTCCGCCAGGTCCTGGTCACCGTCAGCGAGATCGCGTGCCTGCTGGGCACGCTCGTCGGCATCGGCGTCTTCGGCACCCGGGTCGAGGAGTCGTCCGGCGGCAGCCTCTCCGCGGACGCCACCCTGCTCGCCCCCGCCGGCACGGCGTTCTCGATCTGGTCGGTCATCTACCTGGGGCTGTTCGCCTACACCGTCTGGCAGTGGCTGCCCTCGCGGACGACGGACCCCCGGGCCCGCGCCACCGGCCGGCTCGCGGCGGCGTCCATGCTCCTCAACGCCGGCTGGCTGCTGGTCACCCAGCAGGGCTGGATCTGGGCCAGCGTCGGGGTCATCGTCGCCCTGGTCCTCGTCCTGGGCCTGCTGGTGGTGCGCCTGACCGAGGTCCCCGGCCGGCGCGGCCCGCTCGACCTGATCGTGGTCGACGGCACCTTCGGGCTGTACCTGGGCTGGGTGTCCGTCGCGACGGCGGCCAACGTGGCGGCCGCCCTCGTGTCCTCGGGCGTGTCCCAGGAGGGCCGGGGCGCCGAGTGGATCGGCGTCGTCGTCGTGCTCGTGCTCGCGGCGGTGGTCGCCGCCATCCAGCGGCGGGTCGGCGGGCGCTGGGCCGTGGCCGCCGCCTCCGCGTGGGGGCTGTCCTGGATCGCGGTCGGCCGGGCCACGGACGAGCCGCGGTCCGTGCTCCTGGCCTGGGGCGCGGCCACGGCGGCGGTCCTGGTGGTGCTGGCCACGGCGTACCTCCGCCGCCGTGCCGGTGCCGGCACCGGCGCACAGCATGCCGACCAGCACGAGGCGGAGCGGCGCCGGGCCGGCCGGGCCGTGGACGACCGGGCGGTGGGCGAGCAGCGCTGA
- a CDS encoding TetR/AcrR family transcriptional regulator gives MTNLPAEPARHHPPEDRREAVKYHNRRAIIDAAAALAAERGLGRFTVNDLADRAGVSRRTIFNHFASADDAVYARFSELLGVFVDNFARVVEATPPPANPSPGAVLEQLADVIERTELVPAMCHIAHLMGASGDSPITAMWAHEVFQTLTARLAAEITDRVPGAPSFTVDLLASLLLHALAVSFERWAEETGAVDTSDSRETWRRLLRTAVDRLRHGFAD, from the coding sequence GTGACGAACCTGCCCGCCGAGCCCGCCCGGCACCACCCCCCGGAGGACCGGCGGGAGGCCGTGAAGTACCACAACCGCCGCGCCATCATCGACGCCGCCGCGGCCCTGGCCGCGGAGCGCGGACTGGGGCGCTTCACCGTCAACGACCTCGCCGATCGGGCCGGGGTCTCGCGGCGCACCATCTTCAACCACTTCGCCTCCGCGGACGACGCCGTCTACGCGCGCTTCAGCGAGCTGCTCGGCGTGTTCGTCGACAACTTCGCGCGCGTCGTGGAGGCCACCCCGCCGCCCGCGAACCCCAGCCCCGGCGCCGTCCTCGAGCAGCTGGCCGACGTCATCGAGCGGACCGAGCTCGTCCCCGCCATGTGCCACATCGCCCACCTGATGGGCGCGAGCGGGGACAGCCCCATCACGGCGATGTGGGCGCACGAGGTGTTCCAGACCCTCACCGCCCGGCTGGCCGCGGAGATCACCGACCGGGTCCCCGGCGCGCCTTCCTTCACCGTGGACCTGCTCGCGAGCCTGCTGCTCCACGCCCTGGCCGTGTCCTTCGAGCGGTGGGCCGAGGAGACCGGCGCGGTGGACACCTCGGACAGCCGCGAGACCTGGCGCCGGCTGCTGCGCACCGCCGTGGACCGCCTGCGCCACGGCTTCGCGGACTGA
- a CDS encoding saccharopine dehydrogenase NADP-binding domain-containing protein codes for MEPEQTSRPVVGLLGATGITGRVALAHLLARAPEAGVDVVVGARDPERVRALCAERDLPVPEVLHADVAEPGSLRAFVRRVDVLVNLAGPYTRLAPPVLAACVAEGTHYLDLTGESQLAHRTDRDLHEAARAAGVAIVHTAGFEALPADVLVDAARRHAAARGETLRSADLVTSVRTPPGTGFSESVSGGTVQSLVEVLRDPDPARTGDVAARLPDPAPGSGTAADPDAVRATSPLRLRARTARGRVLAAMSPLAAINPPVVHRTQALSPVPGAAAHPLAFREAMDVGRAGGLRGAGRFAAAVAVAVFQALAGLAAALPHPVRARLADVLAGVLPQAGTGPAGDVLTGWSWTTRGVFTTHEGGSFPAVLEAQGNPGYGTTPWLTTELALRMAVRGVPAAALGSSTPALALDGDLDALLPARVRITVG; via the coding sequence ATGGAACCCGAGCAGACGTCCCGGCCCGTCGTGGGCCTTCTCGGCGCCACCGGCATCACCGGGCGCGTGGCACTGGCCCATCTCCTGGCGCGGGCGCCCGAGGCGGGGGTGGACGTCGTCGTCGGCGCCCGTGACCCCGAGCGCGTGCGAGCGCTGTGCGCCGAACGGGACCTCCCCGTCCCCGAGGTCCTGCACGCCGACGTCGCGGAGCCCGGCTCGCTGCGCGCATTCGTCCGGCGGGTCGACGTGCTGGTGAACCTCGCCGGGCCCTACACGCGGCTGGCGCCCCCGGTGCTCGCCGCGTGCGTCGCGGAGGGCACCCACTACCTGGACCTGACGGGCGAGTCGCAGCTCGCCCACCGCACCGACCGGGACCTGCACGAGGCCGCGCGGGCCGCCGGGGTGGCGATCGTGCACACGGCGGGCTTCGAGGCCCTGCCCGCCGACGTCCTCGTCGACGCCGCCCGCCGGCACGCCGCGGCGCGCGGCGAGACGCTGCGCTCCGCGGACCTCGTCACCTCCGTGCGCACGCCGCCGGGGACCGGGTTCTCGGAGTCGGTCTCGGGCGGGACCGTGCAGAGCCTCGTCGAGGTGCTGCGGGACCCGGACCCCGCCCGCACCGGGGACGTCGCCGCCCGTCTCCCGGACCCCGCGCCGGGCAGCGGGACCGCCGCGGACCCCGACGCCGTCCGCGCGACCAGCCCGCTCCGCCTGCGCGCCCGGACCGCCCGCGGCCGGGTGCTCGCGGCCATGAGCCCGCTCGCGGCGATCAATCCCCCGGTGGTGCACCGCACCCAGGCCCTCAGCCCCGTCCCGGGGGCCGCCGCGCACCCCCTGGCCTTCCGCGAGGCCATGGACGTCGGCCGCGCGGGCGGGCTCCGCGGGGCCGGGCGCTTCGCCGCCGCCGTGGCGGTGGCGGTGTTCCAGGCGCTCGCCGGCCTCGCCGCCGCCCTGCCGCACCCGGTGCGGGCGAGGCTCGCCGACGTCCTGGCGGGAGTCCTGCCCCAGGCCGGGACGGGCCCGGCGGGCGACGTGCTCACCGGCTGGTCCTGGACCACCCGCGGGGTGTTCACCACCCACGAGGGCGGCAGCTTCCCCGCCGTGCTGGAGGCGCAGGGCAACCCCGGCTACGGCACCACCCCGTGGCTGACCACGGAGCTCGCCCTGCGCATGGCGGTGCGCGGCGTCCCGGCCGCCGCCCTCGGCTCGAGCACGCCCGCCCTGGCCCTGGACGGCGACCTCGACGCCCTGCTCCCGGCCCGGGTGCGCATCACGGTCGGCTGA
- a CDS encoding zinc-dependent alcohol dehydrogenase, with translation MKALTWQGKRSVSVEEVPDPRIQEPTDAIVRITSTGICGSDLHLYEVLGPFMDKGDIIGHEPMGIVEEVGPAVTHIKAGDRVVIPFNVSCGHCFMCNQGLQSQCETTQVREYNSGAAFLGYSRLYGSVPGGQAEYLRVPHADYGPIKVPETGEDERYLYLSDVVPTAWQAVKYAAPPEGGSLAVLGLGPIGQMSARIGRHLGYRVLAVDPVAERRAMAERHGIETLDSAGDVAERLKDLTDGRGPDSVVDAVGMEAHGSHVAGAAHKAVGLLPSPLGRKAMETAGVDKLTALYTAIDAVRRGGTISLSGVYGGMKDPMPMLTLFDKQVQLRMGQCNVKSWIDELLPLVDDPSDPLGVLDLATHQVPLSQAPEMYEKFQKKEDGCIKVVLKP, from the coding sequence ATGAAGGCTCTGACATGGCAGGGAAAGCGCTCGGTGAGCGTCGAGGAGGTCCCGGATCCGCGGATCCAGGAGCCCACGGACGCGATCGTGCGGATCACGTCGACCGGGATCTGCGGGTCCGACCTGCACCTGTACGAGGTGCTGGGCCCGTTCATGGACAAGGGCGACATCATCGGCCACGAGCCGATGGGCATCGTCGAGGAGGTCGGCCCGGCCGTCACCCACATCAAGGCCGGGGACCGCGTGGTCATCCCGTTCAACGTCTCCTGCGGGCACTGCTTCATGTGCAACCAGGGGCTGCAGTCGCAGTGCGAGACCACCCAGGTCCGGGAGTACAACAGCGGCGCGGCGTTCCTCGGCTACTCGCGGCTCTACGGCTCCGTGCCGGGTGGGCAGGCCGAGTACCTGCGGGTGCCGCACGCCGACTACGGGCCCATCAAGGTCCCCGAGACCGGTGAGGACGAGCGCTACCTCTACCTGTCCGACGTGGTCCCCACCGCGTGGCAGGCCGTGAAGTACGCCGCTCCCCCGGAGGGCGGCTCCCTGGCCGTGCTGGGGCTGGGCCCGATCGGCCAGATGTCCGCCCGGATCGGCCGGCACCTGGGCTACCGGGTGCTCGCGGTGGACCCGGTCGCCGAGCGCCGGGCCATGGCCGAGCGCCACGGCATCGAGACGCTGGACTCCGCGGGCGACGTGGCGGAGCGGCTCAAGGACCTCACGGACGGCCGCGGCCCGGACTCCGTGGTGGACGCGGTCGGGATGGAGGCGCACGGCTCACACGTGGCCGGCGCGGCCCACAAGGCGGTGGGGCTGCTGCCGTCCCCGCTGGGCCGCAAGGCGATGGAGACGGCAGGGGTGGACAAGCTCACCGCGCTCTACACCGCCATCGACGCCGTCCGGCGCGGCGGCACGATCTCGCTCAGCGGCGTGTACGGCGGCATGAAGGACCCCATGCCGATGCTCACGCTGTTCGACAAGCAGGTCCAGCTGCGCATGGGCCAGTGCAACGTGAAGTCCTGGATCGACGAGCTCCTGCCGCTCGTGGACGACCCCTCGGACCCGCTGGGCGTCCTCGACCTGGCGACCCACCAGGTGCCGCTGTCGCAGGCGCCGGAGATGTACGAGAAGTTCCAGAAGAAGGAGGACGGCTGCATCAAGGTGGTGCTCAAGCCGTAG